The Aethina tumida isolate Nest 87 chromosome 6, icAetTumi1.1, whole genome shotgun sequence genome has a segment encoding these proteins:
- the LOC126265979 gene encoding uncharacterized protein LOC126265979: MLRPDYIHLANKIALIFGICGATRCDELKELQVSDVEDINGKYLVSINDSKNGLPRKFLIGPLFYDKVKYYISLRPEDFKSKRIFVQFLKGKCNRQVIGKNKIGQIPKIIAEYLELADPQRYTGHCFRRTSATLISNSGASITMLKQLGGWKSASIAEGYIENSLLNRQKIFDKIKVVSPTDTDQHPTTSGTNPAESGNSVQYEQALSTENNYDNHFDDFRLDDDTLAKIDNSFIQDTLVSSPPSFTTASRKKIIINSDPEIGQPCHFLNKPPISVFSDEKENQPPKKKLRLSNCIIQAVIYTHRQHLILT, from the exons ATGCTAAGGCCAGACTACATCCATTTAGCCAATAAA attgcgttaatttttggtatttgTGGAGCTACGAGATGCGACGAATTAAAAGAACTTCAAGTCTCTGATGTTGAAGATATTAATGGAAAATACCTCGTTTCTATAAATGATTCAAAAAATGGTCTTCctcgtaaatttttaatcggaCCACTTTTTTATGACAaagtcaaatattatatttcattgagACCTGaagattttaaaagtaaaagaatttttgtgcaatttttaaaaggcAAATGTAACCGACAAGTgataggaaaaaataaaataggtcAAATCCCGAAAATCATCGCTGAGTATCTGGAATTGGCTGATCCACAACGATATACAGGACACTGCTTCCGCAGGACATCGGCTACATTGATTTCAAACTCTGGAGCTAGTATCACAATGTTAAAACAGTTAGGAGGGTGGAAATCGGCTAGTATTGCAGAAG GTTATATTGAAAACTCCTTGCTAAACAGACAAAAAATCTTTGATAAGATCAAAGTAGTTTCTCCGACAGATACAGATCAGCATCCAACTACAAGTGGAACTAATCCAGCTGAATCAGGAAATTCTGTTCAATATGAACAAGCTCTATCAACAGAAAACAATTATGACAACCATTTTGATGACTTTCGTTTGGATGATGACACTTTAGCGAAGATTGATAACTCGTTTATACAAGATACGTTAGTATCATCACCACCTTCCTTTACCACAGCAAgccgtaaaaaaattatcatcaatTCTGATCCTGAAATAGGTCAACCTTgtcattttttgaataaaccgCCCATCTCGGTTTTTTCAgatgaaaaagaaaatcaaCCACCCAAAAAAAAGTTAAGATTGAGCAATTGTATAATCCAAGCAGTGATCTACACTCACCGTCAACATctaatattaacataa